AGCCAGGGCCTTTCATCACGCCGGTCGATCCGAGTGAGCCGTTGCGTGATCTGCAGGGGCAGATCGAAAGACTTCGTACTGAGCTGAGCGAAAGTCGCCAGCAGTTGGAGAGCAACAACCAGCTAGCCGAGCTACTGACGCAAGAAAAGGCAGAGCAAGCCAGTCTCGCCGAGAAAATGAACGAGGACGCTCGTGTTTACGAGCAACTTGCTCAGGAGCGCGAAGAGGAACTGGCCAAGGCGCGAGCCGATTTCGAGATTCGACTCAAAGCACTGCAGCAGCAGCTCGAAAACCAGCCGCAAGCGGCGCAACAGGTCACCCGCAGAATTCAGCAGGCGACCAGCCAGTTCGACCTCAACGAAGACCTCACCCGCATCCTCATCGATCAACAATTGAACGATGCCGGCTGGGAAGCCGATTCGCTCGACCTGACCTACGGCAAGGGTGCTCGACCCGAGAAAGGCAAGAACAAAGCCATCGCCGAATGGCCTACCTGCAAGCCTAACGAAGATGCCGATTACGTGCTGTTCGCCGGTCTCACCCCGGTGGCTATCGTCGAGGCCAAGCGCAAGCGCATCAACATCGCTAACCGCATCCCCCAGGCCGAGCGCTATTCGCGTCAGCTAATCATTACCGGTGATCTGCAATCGGTCGGGCAAGGCCTTGGCTGGGCGGATGGCCAGGGCGGCTACTTCAAGGTCCCGTTCGCCTTCGCCTGCAATGGCCGCCCCTTCATCAAACAGCTCGCCGAGCTGTCGGGCATCTGGTTCCGCGACCTGCGTACCCCAGCCAACCTACGCCGGCCGCTACAGGACTTCCATACCCCTAGTGGTCTGCTCGACCTGCTCAAACGTAGCCGTGACGAGGCGGAAGCCAAGCTTCAGCAGGAGGGCTTCGCCTACCTGAAGCTACGCAATTATCAGGAAAACGCCATCAAGGCCGTCGAGCAGGCACTGGCCGACGGCCGTCGCCAATGCCTACTGGCAATGGCGACTGGTACCGGCAAGACCCGCACCATAATCGGATTGATGTACCGCCTGCTGAAAGCCGAGCGTTTCCACCGCATCCTCTTTTTGGTCGACCGCAGCGCTCTTGGCCAACAAGCCATAGAGGCTTTCAACGAAGCGACGTTGGAGCAAAACCAAACGTTGGCGCAGATCTACGACGTCAAGGAACTGGGCGACATGGCCGCCGAGGCTGCAACACGGGTCCAAGTTGCCACCGTGCAAGCCATGGTCAGGCGCATCTTCCAATCGGACACCCCACCGCCCATCGATGCCTTCGACTGCATCATCGTCGACGAAGCCCATCGTGGTTACACCCTCGATCAGGAAATGACCGAAGGCGAACTGGCGATGCGCGACTTCAATCAGTACCTATCGCAATATCGTCGCGTGCTCGACTACTTCGACGCCTGTCGCATCGGGCTCACCGCGACGCCCGCCAAGCACACCAGTGAAGTCTTCGGCGCGCCGATTTTCACCTATAGCTACCGCGAGGCCGTGGCCGACGACTGGCTGATTGATCACGAACCGCCGATCCGCTACCAGACCCAACTCAGCCAGAGCGGTATCCATTTCGCCAAGGGCGAGAGCGTCAGCGTCATCGATACCAGTACCGGTGAAGTGGATGTCGCCGAGCTCGAGGACGAACTCGATTTCGAGATCGAGTCCTTCAACCGCCGTGTGATCACGCCAGGTTTCGACCAAGTCATCTGTGAACAACTGGCTCAGGAGCTCGACCCGTCGGGAGACGAAAAGGCGATGATTTTCTGCGTCAACCAGGCTCATGCCGAACGGGTAAAGAATCTGCTCGATGCAGCCTTCAAGGACGTCCACGGCGAGGCTTACAACCAGTCCGCCGTGCAGATCATCACCGGGCAGAGTGACAAGGTCGAACAACTGATCCGCCAGTACAAGAACGAACGCTACCCGAGCATTGCCATCACGGTCGACCTCTTGACCACCGGCATCGACGTGCCAAGTATCTGCCATCTGGTGTTCATGCGCCGGGTACGTTCGCGCATCCTTTATGAACAGATGAAGGGCCGCGCAACGCGTCGCTGCGATGAAATCGGCAAGACGGTCTTCAAGATCTACGACCCGGTCGAGCTGTACGCCGCCCTCGCCCCCGTAGACACCATGAAGCCCCTGGTGAAAGACCCGAACATCAGCCTTGACCAGTTGGTCAGCGAGCTGATCAACCCGGCCAGCCTCGAGGCTCCTGGTAACCAGCCAGACACCAGCCATGCCCACGATGTACTGGACCAGCTCAGCCAGAGGGTCATGCGCATCCTACGCAAGGCCAGCCACAAGGCTGAGACCAAGCCAGTCCTCAAAAACAAGCTTGCCGAACTAGAAGACGCCTGGGGGGTTGCCCCGGACAAGCTCCACCAGCATCTGCATCAGCTCGGTCCGCAACAGGCTGCACAATTCATTCAGCAACATGCCCAATTGCTCCAACAGTTGGCCACGGTCAACGCGCTGCTCGGATCAGAGAACTACCCGGTGATCTCCACCCACACGGACGCGCTCATGGTCCGCGAGCAGAACTATGGCAAATACCAGAAGCCTGCCGACTATCTGGAAAGCTTCAATGACTTCATCAAGAACCAGTTGAACCAGTCGGTGGCGCTCGGTGTGGTAGTCAACCGCCCGCAAGACCTGACCCGCGAACAGTTGCGTGAAGTGCGCCTGCTACTCGACGCGCACGACTACAGCGAGGCGAACCTGCAAAGCGCCTGGCGCAACCAGACTAATCAGGAAATCGCGGCCAGTATCGTCGGCTTCATCCGTCAAGCCGCCCTCGGTGAAGCGCTGCGACCCTTCGAGCAGCGCGTAGCCAAGGCCATGGAAGCGATCTACGCCCTGCAACCCTGGACGCCGGTTCAGCGCAAATGGCTGGATCGCCTAGCCAAGCAACTGGTGCACGAGGTCGTCATCGATGAAAAACAGATTGGCGAAGCCTTCAGAAACGACGGCGGCAGCACGCGGCTGGATAGGCTGCTCGGTGGCAACCTCAGCGTGGTGCTGGAAGCTTTGAACGATAACCTGTGGGTACAAACGGGATGAGACAGATCCCGAATGGTGGATTGGTCAGAGCGCTCAGCCATGACGGACAATGCGCCCTCCTCCTGCCACAGGCCCTATCCGCTGCGCTATCCAGAGACGCTTCATGACCCTTGCCGAACTCAAGCAGATCCTTGCCCGGGGTGAGGACAGCCGTCACCAGTTCAAGCGTGACTTCAGCAATATCGATGCTTTGACTGCCGAACTGGTGGCGTTCGCCAATACGGCTGGTGGCTATCTGCTGATTGGCGTGGATGATTCCGGTGCGATCAGCGGTTTGAGTGGCACCGACGTGGCACGGCTCAATCAGCTGCTGTCCAACGCGGCTTCGCAACACATCAAGCCGGCAATCAACCCTTTATCCAGCAACCTCCAGACCGACCATGGACTGGTCATGATCGTGACGGTCGAACAGGGGCTTAATCGTCCTTATGTCGACAACCACGGGCATATCTGGGTGAAGAGTGGTGCCGACAAGCGGCGGGTCACGGCTCGTGAAGAACTCCAGCGCCTGTTCCAGCAGGCTGGACTGGTATACGCCGATGCGGTGCCCGTAGCAGGCAGCAGCCCGGCGGATATCGATACCAAGGCGCTAGGTGAGTATTTTCAACGCCGCTTTCGGCAAAGCCCCGAGCAGGCCGGCCTGGACACCGCCCGCATACTGGACAACCTAGGCCTCGCCAGTGACGGCACACCCAATCTGGCAGGCTTGCTGCTGTTCGGCCAAGTACCACAGCGCTGGTGCCCCGCCTTCGACATCAAGGCCGTGGCCTTTCCCGGTACGGTGCTGCATGACCGCCACTACCTCGACAGCGAAGATATCGACGGCAATCTGCAGGAGCAGTACCGCCGCAGCCTGGCCTTCATCAAGCGCAACCTGCGTCATGTGCAGCGCCAGCAGGGCTTCAATAGCCTCGGCCAGTTGGAAGTACCCGAAGAGGTATTCGAGGAGTTGCTGGTCAACGCCTTGATCCACCGCGACTACTTCGTTAGCGCCTCCATCCGCTTGCTGATCTTTGCCGACCGCATCGAGTTGATCAGCCCTGGGCACCTGCCGGATGTGCTCAATACGGAGAAGATTCGCTTCGGCCTATCCAACCGGCGCAATCCGACACTCACCTCCCATGCCGTGCATATCCTGCCCTATCGCGGCCTGGGTACCGGCATCCCGCGTGCGATCGATGCCTGGCCGGAGATCGAGCTGCATGATGACCGGCAGAGCAATCAGTTCCAGGTAGTGATCAAGCGGCCCGTGGAAAGAGGGACTCTTTCGGGCCCAAGTGGGGACCAAGTCGGGACCAAGTCGGGACCAGGTAGGGACTCAGTAGGGACCGAGTCATCAGCAGCTGGCATCCAACCCGAGCCGCGTCCGCCCTTGCAGCCAGAGCAAGCCATACTGCTGCAGAGGATGACCGGCGACCACGCCGTGCCCGAGTTGATGACCTTCGTCGGGCGCAGCAACCGCAGCAAATTCCGTGAGCAGGTCCTGGCCCCCCTGCTGGTACTGGGCCTGGTCGAGATGACCATTCCGAACAAACCCAGCAGCAGCAAGCAGCGCTATCGCCTGACCGCAGCCGGCCGCGCGCTAAAGGCTGAACCAGGCAGCCAAGACCA
The window above is part of the Pseudomonas oryzihabitans genome. Proteins encoded here:
- the hsdR gene encoding type I restriction-modification system endonuclease — encoded protein: MAESSNFAFFKEHDPVFFQLANAAERVFASDPNTTLIKLRQLGEALAQDLAVRAGIELDSITTQADLLYRLSREIQLDGNIRNLFHTLRVEGNKATHGFRTQHREALDGLRVGRALAIWYHQSFGNGGSTFKPGPFITPVDPSEPLRDLQGQIERLRTELSESRQQLESNNQLAELLTQEKAEQASLAEKMNEDARVYEQLAQEREEELAKARADFEIRLKALQQQLENQPQAAQQVTRRIQQATSQFDLNEDLTRILIDQQLNDAGWEADSLDLTYGKGARPEKGKNKAIAEWPTCKPNEDADYVLFAGLTPVAIVEAKRKRINIANRIPQAERYSRQLIITGDLQSVGQGLGWADGQGGYFKVPFAFACNGRPFIKQLAELSGIWFRDLRTPANLRRPLQDFHTPSGLLDLLKRSRDEAEAKLQQEGFAYLKLRNYQENAIKAVEQALADGRRQCLLAMATGTGKTRTIIGLMYRLLKAERFHRILFLVDRSALGQQAIEAFNEATLEQNQTLAQIYDVKELGDMAAEAATRVQVATVQAMVRRIFQSDTPPPIDAFDCIIVDEAHRGYTLDQEMTEGELAMRDFNQYLSQYRRVLDYFDACRIGLTATPAKHTSEVFGAPIFTYSYREAVADDWLIDHEPPIRYQTQLSQSGIHFAKGESVSVIDTSTGEVDVAELEDELDFEIESFNRRVITPGFDQVICEQLAQELDPSGDEKAMIFCVNQAHAERVKNLLDAAFKDVHGEAYNQSAVQIITGQSDKVEQLIRQYKNERYPSIAITVDLLTTGIDVPSICHLVFMRRVRSRILYEQMKGRATRRCDEIGKTVFKIYDPVELYAALAPVDTMKPLVKDPNISLDQLVSELINPASLEAPGNQPDTSHAHDVLDQLSQRVMRILRKASHKAETKPVLKNKLAELEDAWGVAPDKLHQHLHQLGPQQAAQFIQQHAQLLQQLATVNALLGSENYPVISTHTDALMVREQNYGKYQKPADYLESFNDFIKNQLNQSVALGVVVNRPQDLTREQLREVRLLLDAHDYSEANLQSAWRNQTNQEIAASIVGFIRQAALGEALRPFEQRVAKAMEAIYALQPWTPVQRKWLDRLAKQLVHEVVIDEKQIGEAFRNDGGSTRLDRLLGGNLSVVLEALNDNLWVQTG
- a CDS encoding RNA-binding domain-containing protein; its protein translation is MTLAELKQILARGEDSRHQFKRDFSNIDALTAELVAFANTAGGYLLIGVDDSGAISGLSGTDVARLNQLLSNAASQHIKPAINPLSSNLQTDHGLVMIVTVEQGLNRPYVDNHGHIWVKSGADKRRVTAREELQRLFQQAGLVYADAVPVAGSSPADIDTKALGEYFQRRFRQSPEQAGLDTARILDNLGLASDGTPNLAGLLLFGQVPQRWCPAFDIKAVAFPGTVLHDRHYLDSEDIDGNLQEQYRRSLAFIKRNLRHVQRQQGFNSLGQLEVPEEVFEELLVNALIHRDYFVSASIRLLIFADRIELISPGHLPDVLNTEKIRFGLSNRRNPTLTSHAVHILPYRGLGTGIPRAIDAWPEIELHDDRQSNQFQVVIKRPVERGTLSGPSGDQVGTKSGPGRDSVGTESSAAGIQPEPRPPLQPEQAILLQRMTGDHAVPELMTFVGRSNRSKFREQVLAPLLVLGLVEMTIPNKPSSSKQRYRLTAAGRALKAEPGSQDH